GATGGACAATGTCGGCAACATCACCTCCATCCGAAATATCGCCAAGACAATCAGCACCACAGGCGACAAGACGAACCATAAAACCATAGGTTCTTACATCGATTATTTATGCAAGGCATTCGCCTTCTACAAAATCCGAAGATTCGACATTCGCGGAAAAAGATACTTGTCCACGGAAGACAAATACTACTTGAGCGACCATTCGTTCCGCTACGCAAGACTCGGGACCCGCAACATGGACTACGGCCACGTGTACGAAAACATGGTTGCCATGGAATTACTTCGAAGGGGTTACCAACTTTACGTCGGAGTCCTATACAAGAAAGAAATCGACTTTGTAGCAATGAAACATGACGAAAAGCTGTATATCCAGGTATCGGACAACATCTCGGACAAGAAGACTTTTGAAAGGGAAACTGCCCCGCTGCTCGGAATAAAAGACGCATACCCCAAAATGCTCATCGCGAGAACAAACCACGAAACGACCCAGTACGAAGGAATCAGAATCGTCGATGTCTCAAGATGGCTTCTTGGCATGGATTAGCCCCCAACGGATTAAGCCCTTCCTTGGGCGTTCCCCGGCCACGGGCCGGGTCGGGTGCTGCTCGCCTCTCGTCACCCCGGACCTGATCCGGGGTCGGCTCATCGAGCCGCTTACGCGTCTCGCCACAAAGGTGCGACGCCCCCTAACGCAGAAGCGGGTGTGAAGTGTGTAGTGTGGGATGTGGGTTGATTGTTTATCGGCGGGTTACTCAGAGTCCTTGACGCAACGAACAGAAAGCCCGTAGTTCTTGTAGTAGTTGTACAGGCTCGCATAGCCGATGCCGTAGTACAATCTCATGTAGTACGCGTAGTAGCTGAGGTACTCAGTAGAACTCCAGAAGTACGCGTAGTTGCCCTCGTAGTCGTAATCCCCATTGATGTCCCTGTAGCCGGCAGGAAGCGCCGAGAACCCGAAGGTATCTTCACCGTTGCCATCGTCGTACCAGCCTGTCACGGACTTGAGCTTGGAACCCGCCGTATTTGAAGACGTATATTCCGTAATGGAACCGTCAACGGCCACAATCAGGGCTTCCCATTCGCTTTGACTGGGCAAATGCCAGCCCTTGGGGCAGACGCCACGCACCAAGGTCGCTGAGCCCTCCGAAGCGACGCTACAAGTCTTGCCATAGCCGCAGCCCTTGCCGCTCGTGCTCCACTCACCCACGCTGTCCATGGCTGCAGCCCAGGTATAAAGACGACCGTAGGTTTCGCAGTCGCCTTCCGTAGTTCCGATTCCACCACACCAGCTGTTTTCCGTCTCGTAGTTCAAGTTCTCGGCCATCCACACCTCGGAATAGCCAGTGCCCGCGGGGGCGATGGTCACCGTCTTGTAAATCTGTCCATCACGTTCATCGATAAACTCGCCATAGTTAATGTCCGGATTCAAGTAATCCCAGGCGGTTTTGCTAGACCCCTCAACATCGCTCGAGGTGACTCTCGAAGAACTAGAGTTGCTGGACTTGGTCGATGTTCCTGCCGAAGAAGGATTGCCCTTGCTATCGCTCGACTTGTCACTCGATGAAGAGAAATCGCAGTCCATCTTCTCAATGAGGGTCCCGATGACCCAGCCGTTGTCGCCATCGCACACAGCCATGTTATGGTATTCCGTCAGATAGGTGGCGACACACTTCTGACTCTTGCCGCAGTCGTAATCCGACAGTTCCATGAATGTCTCGACGGTGTCAGGAATTCCACCACGGTTCCCGCCACTACCATTATCGCCACCCGCCGACGAAGAATCGTCGCAGGCGGAAAGGGCGAACCCGAGCACCCCCGCAAGGGCGCAGACCGTAAACTTTTTCGCGAATGTATTTTTCATAGCAAAACCTTTGGGTTATTACTCGGAGTCCTTGACGCAACGGACGGAGAAGCCGTTTTTCTTCCACTCGCCCCACAAAAGGGCGGAATCGTCGTCGTGTTGCAATCTCAAACAGTAGGATTTGTCGGTACCGTACACACTAGAAGACCAGAAGAACGTACCAATGCCCTTTGACCTAAAAAATTCTCCGATGTACATAAAGCCTGCAGGGAGGGCTGAGAAACCAGAGGCATTCGTTCCCGACGTAGAAGTCGAATATTCCTTCCACCCGTCCGCAGTCCTCAACTCTACACTAGCACCAAGGTAACTCCAGTAAGTAGTTCGGTCTTCAACGCCGCTCGCTATTGGTTCTACCAGTTTCTTCCACTCTTCCTTTGTAGGCAAATGCCAGCCTTTGGGACAAACGCCCTGCGTACCTTCGTTGCCAATGTCGCAATTGTAGTGATAGCCACAATTGACCTTATTCATTGCAACTTCCCAGGTGTACAGGCGACCGTACCTGGAGCAGTTCGCAGCAAACTCTTCTTCCGTCAAAATTCTTTTACTGATTTCATCAAGGGCACCGTCACCATAGCAGCCGCTCCATGCATACCTACCCAAGCTGGACACATCGCCCGGATCGTAATTCAAGTTCTGGGCCATCCATATCTGATCTCCGATTTTAACCGTCTTATAGACTTGTCCATCGCGTTCATCGGTAAACTCTCCATAGTCGATGCCCGGATTCAAGTAATCCCAAGCGCTTTTCATTTCTTCGCTAGACGAAGACACCTCCTTGCCCGCAGAGCTGCTTGACTTTGCGTCATTTCCAGATGTATTCGAATTGCTGGATTTGGTCGACGTTCCTGCCGAAGAAGGATTGTCCTTGCTGTCGCTGGAGTCGTCGGTCACTTCGGCGGGATCGTTGGACTTGCTATCGCTCGACTTGTCACTCGATGAAGAGAAATCGCAGTCCATCTTCTCGATGAGAGTCCCGATGACCCAGCCGTTGTTACCATCGCACACAGCCATGTCATGGTATTCCGTCAGGTAGGTGGCGACACACTTCTGACTCTTGCCGCAGTCGTAATCCGACAGTTCCATGAATGTCTCGACGGTGTCGGGAATACCCCCACGATTGCCACCGCTACCGCCCTCACCACCCGCCGACGACGAGTCGTCGCAGGCGGTCAGAGCGAACCCGAGCACCCCAGCAAGGGCGCAGACCACAAAACTTTTGGCAAATGAATTCTTCATAAAAAAAACCGTCGTAATGATTTACCCCTAAAAAATAATAAGGTGGCATGCATTATTCCACCCATAAACGCACCGAAAAAAACATTTTTCGTCGTATTTTTACCAAAAACTTTCTATATGACTCACTGCGAGACATATAGGAAAAAGGTGTCGTTGAAAAAACACAGCGAGCCTTCACAAAATTCATTTTTCTTCCATTTTGTCATTTTATGACACGCTAAAAATATATTTTTGCTCTAGCATGGTCAAAAGGCTTCATTTTCCTCAAATAAGCCAATTGACTCAAGTTTCACCACTTGCACCAGCACGAGGAAAAATGTATATTGACTATAGTTCAATTCAACAATGGAGGTCATCATGGCACTAGCAATCGCATCGGTACCGATACTGGCCGGCGAAGCGTCGGACAGGTTTGACCTCATGATGGAAGAAAGCGAAAAGCGTCGCGGTTCCATTGATTTTTCCAAGCAAATTGAACAGGCCAGAGACATTCTCTCCAAGGCCGACTTTAGAGAATTTAAGTAATGAACTTTCTCCAACAGAATTGCCGCTTTGGGTTCTACACTCAAGGCAAGGCCTCCCTATGCAAATCATTCAAGTGCGGGGACAACGACTTAGACGATTTCTTCACAAAAGACGCTTTTTTGCAGA
The sequence above is drawn from the Fibrobacter sp. genome and encodes:
- a CDS encoding fibrobacter succinogenes major paralogous domain-containing protein; the protein is MDCDFSSSSDKSSDSKGNPSSAGTSTKSSNSSSSRVTSSDVEGSSKTAWDYLNPDINYGEFIDERDGQIYKTVTIAPAGTGYSEVWMAENLNYETENSWCGGIGTTEGDCETYGRLYTWAAAMDSVGEWSTSGKGCGYGKTCSVASEGSATLVRGVCPKGWHLPSQSEWEALIVAVDGSITEYTSSNTAGSKLKSVTGWYDDGNGEDTFGFSALPAGYRDINGDYDYEGNYAYFWSSTEYLSYYAYYMRLYYGIGYASLYNYYKNYGLSVRCVKDSE
- a CDS encoding fibrobacter succinogenes major paralogous domain-containing protein — its product is MKNSFAKSFVVCALAGVLGFALTACDDSSSAGGEGGSGGNRGGIPDTVETFMELSDYDCGKSQKCVATYLTEYHDMAVCDGNNGWVIGTLIEKMDCDFSSSSDKSSDSKSNDPAEVTDDSSDSKDNPSSAGTSTKSSNSNTSGNDAKSSSSAGKEVSSSSEEMKSAWDYLNPGIDYGEFTDERDGQVYKTVKIGDQIWMAQNLNYDPGDVSSLGRYAWSGCYGDGALDEISKRILTEEEFAANCSRYGRLYTWEVAMNKVNCGYHYNCDIGNEGTQGVCPKGWHLPTKEEWKKLVEPIASGVEDRTTYWSYLGASVELRTADGWKEYSTSTSGTNASGFSALPAGFMYIGEFFRSKGIGTFFWSSSVYGTDKSYCLRLQHDDDSALLWGEWKKNGFSVRCVKDSE